From the Streptomyces sp. NBC_00654 genome, the window GTCATCGCCCGTGCCCCGCAGTTCGCCGAGGGCAGTGTGATCCTCGATCTGGATCTGCCGGCCGCCGCGGCCGAGGCACCGTCCGGGGTCGTGGACGACGGGCTGCGGATCGACCATGTCGTGCTCTCCGAGGATCCTCTCGCCCCGTACGAGCCGGAGCTGGCCGGCGGCTACGCCGAGCGGCTCGACGCCGACGAGGAGATCTACTCGGCGCTGGTCGTCGGGCTGCGCGCGTACGCCGCGAAGAACGGGTTCAGCAGCGTGCTGATCGGGCTCTCCGGCGGCATCGACTCGGCGCTGGTCGCGGCCATCGCGTGCGACGCGCTCGGCGCGTCGCACGTGTACGGCGTCTCGATGCCGTCGAAGTACTCCTCGGACCACTCCAAGGGCGACGCGGCCGAGCTGGCCCGCCGTACCGGGCTGAACTTCCGCACCGTACCGATCGAGCCCATGTTCGACGCGTACATGGGGTCGCTGGAGCTGACCGGTCTGGCCGAGGAGAACCTCCAGGCGCGGCTGCGCGGCACGATGCTGATGGCGATCTCCAACCAGGAGGGCCAGATCGTGCTCGCGCCGGGCAACAAGTCCGAGCTGGCGGTCGGCTACTCGACGCTGTACGGCGACGCCGTCGGCGCGTACGGACCGATCAAGGACGTGTACAAGTCCTCCGTCTTCCGGCTCGCCAAGTGGCGCAACCGGGCCGCCGAGGAGCGCGGGCAGACCCCGCCGATCCCGGAGGCGTCGATCACCAAGCCGCCCAGCGCCGAGCTGCGGCCCGGCCAGGTCGACTCGGACTCGCTGCCCGACTACGACGTACTGGACCGGATCCTGGAGCTGTACGTCGACCGGGACCAGGGCCTGGAGGCGATCGTGGCGGCCGGGTTCGACGCGGCGCTGGTCGCGAGGACGCTGCGGATGGTGGACACCGCGGAGTACAAGCGGCGGCAGTACCCGCCGGGCACGAAGATCTCGCCCAAGGGCTTCGGCAAGGACCGGCGGCTGCCGATCACGAACCGGTGGCGCGAGTCGGAGTGACGCGGGGACGACGGCCGGGGCGGCCGCCGGAGGGCTCGGACCTCCGGCGGCCGCTCCGTTATCCGTCGCCGCGGGCCGCCCCGTTCACCGTCGCCGCGGCCGCTCCGCTCTCAGTCGCCGGACGTGCGTGAGGCGACCGGTGCGGGCCGGGTGGCGGCGTCGGCGCTCGCGATCACGCGCGAGGGCGACGGGGCCCGGTCCAGCAGGCCCTCAGTGACCGCCACCGCCAGGCCGATCACGGCCGGCACGGCGCCCACCAGGGCCGGGGACGTCCAGCCCCAGCCCGCCGCGATGGCCGCACCGCCGAGCCACGCGCCGCCCGCGTTGGCGAGGTTGAAGGCGGAGTGGTTGGAGGCCGAGGCGAGGGTGGGGGCGTCCTTGGCCTTGTTCATCACGAGCATCTGGAGCGGCGTGGTCGTCATGAACCCCACTCCGCCCAGCAGCACCACCAGCACCAGCGCCGCCCACCGCACATGGACGGCGAACG encodes:
- a CDS encoding NAD+ synthase, producing the protein MPQLRLALNQIDSTVGDLTGNAEAIVHWTRHAAEQGAHLVAFPEMVLTGYPVEDLALRSSFVEASRDALRALAARLDAEGFGELPVVVGYLDRSESAAPRFGQPSGSPRNAAAVLHRGRIALNFAKHHLPNYGVFDEFRYFVRGDSMPVVRVHGVDVALAICEDLWQDGGRVPAARSAGAGLLLSINASPYERDKDDTRLELVRKRAQEAGCTTAYLAMIGGQDELVFDGDSIVVDKQGEVIARAPQFAEGSVILDLDLPAAAAEAPSGVVDDGLRIDHVVLSEDPLAPYEPELAGGYAERLDADEEIYSALVVGLRAYAAKNGFSSVLIGLSGGIDSALVAAIACDALGASHVYGVSMPSKYSSDHSKGDAAELARRTGLNFRTVPIEPMFDAYMGSLELTGLAEENLQARLRGTMLMAISNQEGQIVLAPGNKSELAVGYSTLYGDAVGAYGPIKDVYKSSVFRLAKWRNRAAEERGQTPPIPEASITKPPSAELRPGQVDSDSLPDYDVLDRILELYVDRDQGLEAIVAAGFDAALVARTLRMVDTAEYKRRQYPPGTKISPKGFGKDRRLPITNRWRESE